The sequence CCAATGGTAGATAGCAGGCATTTGGGACACAAATGTGTAGATCAAGACTGTCCAACAAACTCTGGAGCATGTGACAGTCCTACAAAATACTCCTGTTAAAGCCAAAAGTTACTAAGAAGGAAtaatgaagggaagaaaaacagggaaagagcAGCACTGAGATGGCTTACGAGCCTATTCTGGTTTCCATTTTAAGTCAgtgagaggggaaaataaactACAGCAGACTTGCTTAAATTCTTATGGAagtgtggtggttttgttttttggggtttttttaatcaaactaTGATTTAGctcactttttttctctatttatcaAATACTAGTAGTTGTCTTGTAAACTGAGAGCAAAATCCATcagcagaaaaatcagattGAAACTGAGTATGGCTTATTGTATAAGAACCATGCTACTTTCCCAAATATTATACATTCATGTAACTATTTAATGGCAAATGCATGCTGGAGtctaagcatttaaaaaaaaaagtgctaatgAATATCCTTTCTTATTTCTCACAGTGACtgtaactgttttaaaataatatcaaCATTTGTGAGGCATCTTGATTAATCCTGTAAGTTCCAGGAAACTCCTTCTTACAGGACAGGCTAAAGGAATAGGATTAGGTTGGAGGTTACATTTATCAACCACATACGTGCAAATCAGTcttgaaacatttctgtttggttttggagCTGGGCCTAATTTTTCCACACTACACACAAAGCAGATGTGTAACAAATGCATAATTTATTAACAGTTCTTCCATTATCAAGCTATTATAGCTTATGGCATTAATTGGTCAGAAATAGGTGATCCCCTGTTGCTTTCAAAGGGGCTACCTTGTAGCATTATATCCAGAGAAATTAGGTGGCGTTtgcatttctaatttaaaagaCGCACTGTTCTCAATTAAGTTACGAAGATTCATTGTTGATGGTGatgagaaggagcaggaggcgGGTGCCTAAAAAGGCATGTTTTGAGAGGCTGTATGATTAGGAAGgtgttgaaaattaaatttattggTCTTGCAGTTTCTGTAGGATGGACTCATCGATTGTATCCCAGTTATAAATGACACTACAGCTAAATTAGGAGTAGATATGTAGACATTTTGCTTAGATTGGAATAGGTCCTGTAAGAGAGTCAGTATTCCTTCTGTGTTATATTAAAGtatctcttttatttcttatggAAGTACTGTTGGTCTAAGTATATTAGACTCAAAAGCACTGGATTTCAGGTGAGGGTAAGACTCAGCTAATGTGTACGCAGAAGACCACTAAAAACCATAGTGCTGCAGTTAGCCTTTGCTGATGACTGAAGCTACTTTATTCACCAAACTGAAGCAGCCTGGGAGATAGGGAGAACTAGCAAGGGAAGGCCAGAATGGGGCAAAGCACAGAACTGCATGAGGCGTGtaatataaagaaaagagattgtGTTCACTAGGGACAGCACAAGGAAAGGACCTTTGTGGAGGTGTATAAAATTTTCAGCTAATAAGATGCTGTAGGTTTTTCTAAATTGGAAAATGGCTGAAACAGCAAGTAAAATGGAGTACCACGCAGATAAAATACCAAGGATGGTAAAACTACCTTTGTTGAAAAGAAGCTCTCTTTCAGGTTGGGAAGTCAGCCTTACATGCAGAAAGATGGAAAACTATTGTGCTTTTCAGACTTAcactattccttttttttttttaaacatttaaaaatatttcaataataaaGGCCCACAGCTTGGCCTATTTGGTTCTAAATGCCAAGATACATGTATTGAAACCTGATTCCTTCTCTCTGTGCACTTGGGGATTTGTAATAAATTCACAGAAACTTCTTTTTGAGAATATAAGCACATAAATAACTTACTATCTTTAAGTGGGGATATGATCTTACAGTAATTTAGCTACTCTGCAGTAATAGCTATGTGAATAAATGTATCATGTGGAAAAGCAAGATAAGACAATGTATACATTGAGTGATTTCATAAAATTCTTAAGTAATTTCTAGCATAAGAATGGCACAAGTTAATCATACTGCTTCTCTTTGCCTACCAAAATACCTACCTGCAACTGCTCACTTATCACTTAGTCATACCAAACTCTTCTTTTGTCTTCCACCTATGTACGATCATGTGTTTCCTGGGCAATTAAGAGGTTTGACATCAAGGCAGGAAGTTCAgaatttgagaaaagaaaacagttttgttttttttttccttctaaacaGTGTTTGGTGTCTTTTCCACTCAGAGTACTTCCTCGGGTTCACAACTGTATCATAGGATATTACAAGACACAAAATGACAATGGGAGCCCGGAAGAACTAAAATCCCACATTAGGGTGTGAGCTGAGTTTCATGGGGGGTTAAATGGAACAGTGTCCTTTTGCAATATATTATTCTGTAACTGCCCATTGTGGACTTTAAAGTAATCAGACGGTCCTGGGCACTGTTAGAACAAGACTACTGAATTAAAGTAGCAATTTCATCTGTATTGGCAGTTCTTGTGATTTCTTCAAGCTTCTACACTTGTCCTGTTCCTTGGTCATCTTCTTCCATTCCCCTATGCAAGTTGTGAAGCCATTTGGTCATTTTCTGTTGCCTTCAGGGCTGGAGGAAGTTGTGTTCTACCTGATTCCctggctgcttctcctccccctgGTGGATTTGTACCTGAGAGGTCTGACTCATCTAATTCTTCTGCAAAGTGCCTACAGCTTCTTATAAAAAGCTGGACTCGTTTGAAGGCTTAAAATTGAAGTAGCAAAGAGCAGAAGCCAATGATGCATGACCGCTAGCTCCCCAATTTCACAGGGCTGGAGCATAAAAGTACTACAGAAAAGTAGGGATCAGAGGGACAGCAGGAATTAATGCCATTCGTCTTCTGTCCTAAGGCAAGATTTGTTACACCTGAACCATTCTAACATACATTGTTAATACCAACTTGTACTCACAACACAAGTGTCCATTGTTGGCTTCAGATCTTCATGTAAAATTGTAAATATGAAGCTGTTTCGTTTATGCTTaggttgctgctgctttaaatCCTACAGCAGAATGAGGCATCACATTTTATCAATAAATGTGTAGTTAGGAAGCATTTTAAGGGACTGATGTGAGCCACATTTGCGAGGCAAATTTTATTGATTATTAATAACTGCAGACCCATGGTAAGTGAGGACGTTGACGATGATTATAAGAGTTGCCTATTAATTAGGATTGCATCCTGGCTGAAAATGTCAGATATCTTAGAGCGTTGATGCATTTAACTGCATACATTTTAACAAACGTAGGAACGTGGAAGGAGGCAAGAGAGTTTATTCCTTTCCTAGAAATCTGTGGGACAGCTCAAAGCTCACTGTAGCCTGTCCCTGCTCTTCTTGCTGAAGTATAAATTGCAGTCTGTATTTTTAAGGGTTTAGTTCTTGTTAAAAACACATGTACAGATGAATTCAACCTCAGAggtacaaaaaaacccccaaaaccctaACTCTACTAAATTACCAAGATGGGCTGGAGAACAATGGCACTGTAGAATTGGAGGGATGTTAGTACACTTGCTCGAGCAACAGTTCAGCTGatcatatatttaaaagcagttttggaTGAAAGCTGTCTAATCACCCATGAGAAATGTCAGCACACAATATTACTGTATTCTCAGTAATTCTGTCTCTAGAGGATAGTGTCCTAAATTCAGGGTTGATGTTGTTGTGAAAGCAGGTATATCTTCTGGTTAACGtgaagaacaattttaaatacagtcaCTACTCAGCTGCTAAGACATACTACTTAAGATTCCCCTGCTAGAAAGGCATGTGgtatcaattttattttaatccatCTTTCCCTTTCACATTTAGGCTGATGCACCTAACCCAGGGCTTATTCCAGATGCAGATGCAGTAGGTGTAACAGTTGTGCTAATTACATGCACCTATCGAGGTCAAGAATTTATTAGAGTCGGCTACTATGTAAACAATGAATATACCGAAACAGAACTGAGAGAGAATCCACCAGTAAAGCCAGATTTTTCTAAGGTAAGGCATGTTTTGTTCTAGTAATGTATCAAAGGTATGCTTACAGAAAGAggtttttaagaaacaaaaccaaaccccaagtGATTCCATAAAGTGCATGGAATGAGGCATCAAATAATGGAAAAGACTTGGGAGGACAAACTACAAGTGCCATGTAGTTGCCATAAATTTGGAGAACATTAAGAAACCTGCAACAGTTTCCACCAGCTTGAAGTCCCGGCTGAactttgttattattttacaCTGACTGTGTGAAATAAACTGTTGGGTTCCCTCTACCTGCACCACTATTGACAAAGCGactctgctcttcagaaaaacagaataatgttttttctAGGACAGTCAACCTGGAACTAAGTTTTAAGTATTAATTTAACACAGTTGTTATACAGCTGTTTTAGTGTTAGAGCTGCAGTTTGTGTAAAACAGTaacaaacaaactgaagaaCAAGTTACGTATAAAATGAGAGAAGATGGGTAACCTGGTAAGAGCAGGTTGGATGATTATCCGATCAGTGGACAACTTGACCAAGGAAGTATACagattaagtttaaaaaaatatatgtccTTCACGGTAAAAATTAAACCAGGACTAGAATTAAAAGATGTgaaatagaattattttgaaCCTAACCTTGAGAAGGCTCAATTAAACATCAAAAACTAGTCAGAATCCTGTGAAATACTCTACCGAGGCAGACTCTGTACAAACCAACAAGGTTCTATACAGCATCCAGGTTTGTTTTCATGGAAGATTTTGTGGAGTTGGGTTTTCTCTTTATGAAAGCTGACGTACATGTGTACACACTTATGTTCCAAAGTTGTGTGATAGtgaaaattttgttatttttcaaatttgcatGAATTATGTGACTGGATATATGAAGAAATGAATGGGATAATGCATGTACTGTCATGACTAGTACAGATATAATCCCTATAGTCCCTGAAACTGATCTCCAAATGTAACTAAACTGAACTGGTATGTAAACCGGTTTTTAAAAGTCGCTAATGATTTTCTAtgcttaaattaattttcagggATCAGATGCTCAGTATGTtctcaaaattcaaaattactGTTAATTTTGAGGATTCTTAAACTTATAATCTGttcccttcttttttcattcatttaaatcaTGTACTTATTTGTTATTTTGGATGTGAATGCCAGAATGTTGACTTCCTTTAAGCACTTGAATTTAGAGATGCCTAGAACTACTTGTCTTAATTCTCTGATTTGCTTATGTAAAAAGCTTGTTCTGCTTCTATGAAaaagaacaacagcaaaagctATCATGTATTTGTATAAAAAGTCCTTAATGTGACTTTGGGACAGAATTCAAACATAAGTAGAATAGAAGGGtattaaacatatttaattGTACGTGATGGGTAATAGACCCTACTAggttcaaaaaaagaaatggttttgtCAGTTTGCATAAAGGGTTGGGAAATATTTAATGAGAGTGCACTTCCTTGGAGAATGAAATCAGCATTACTACCAAAGCAAACTTTTCTTGTGATTGGTCTTAATTTTCATAATGAATGGCCAATGGTGGTAAGTTGCCATGCTCCGGAGTTAACTATATATTATCTTGAAAATGGTGAAAGATTAAGAGAAAGttagagttttctttttttgccgcatatgtaaacaaatacaacatgttttcaaaggaaaatgaaggccAGCCATGAGAATAAAATACATGACTTATGTCTAGACATGTCCACTGCCACAATATTAATACCTTCAAAATCTAAGTAATGTCTTTACTTTAAAACTTTAGTagacaaattaaaattcagttagTGAAATCAATCTAAAGCATGGTAATTTAATTTAAGGAAAGGTTGTACTCTTAAATGAAGACAGACAGTTGATGGAATTGATACAATTATTGCAAACACCATAAAGCTGATGCAAAATTTTATGAAGTACTGTGGTTTGCAAAAATCTTTGTGGGGGTAGTCATTTGCTTTACTAAAAGCTGGCTAAAATAATAAACACTTGCACTTTACTTGCAGAGTTCTCATACAGCCTTGAACTCAAGGAACAGTTAAACATACCCACTCAAGAAAGCAGTTATTTTGCTGAGTAGGATATTAGAGTAAATGAAGGAGTGGTGTGTTTTTGTAAGCATGTTTCTGATCCATAGATAGCAGCTATAGATTCACGTTTATATGAATTACCTTTTTAAACAAACTATTTTACATATACAAGGCTATGGggagtaaaaggaaaaaaaatcgtATGCATGTGCACTCCAGTTTGAGATGTACACATTACATAAtccatgtattttcttctctcccagctTCAAAGGAATATTTTGGCATCTAATCCCAGAGTCACAAGATTCCACATTAATTGGGAAGACAACACTGAAAAACTGGAAGATGCAGAGAGCAGTAACCCAAATCTACAGTCACTGCTTTCTACAGATGCATTACCTTCAGCATCAAAGGGGTGGTCAACATCAGAAAATTCATTAAATGTTATGTTAGAATCTCATATGGACTGCATGTGACTAACCACCATCATTTTGGTACTGTACATGTGTTAAACTGTAAAAACAATGAGAACTATTTCCCTCAAATTCCATAAGTACATAGTTGACAAGCAATGTGAAgaacttgttttaaaacatcctgtagaaagtttataaaaaaaaaaaaaaaaaaacaaaacaaaccagtaTTTGAGCAAATTGTGGAATATAAATACAACTATTTTTAAgtaattgccttttttctctaATGTGTTATTCTATGTGGTCTAAACCAACCCTGATTAAAGTATACATattcttcccccctccccctttatTTTGTAAGCACTATTAAAAGCTAAAAACCTGAATGTTAAAACTTTCGGGCAAAATGAAGGAATAATGCCATGTCCTCATCTCTGAGATCCAGATTGCCAAATATAAAGTGCCCTTTAATAGCAGCTTAAGAACAAAGCTGTCATTAGatgaagtggaaagaaaaaagttatcttttacaaaaaaaaaaaagtccaaaaatGTCCCCTCGCTGTGAAAGCAGGCAGCACAGTATAATTTTAGGTGcaagcttcttttcctttcaaggCACATACTTGTTACTTAAAGCATGCAATTTGAGATTTACCATCTGCTATCTTGGATTttaggttggttttttgtttttttttaaatctgctgctgctgttcagtcAAACTGTGGTTTGTTAAGGACAGTGTTTCATGTGAGTTTGGGTGGGTATCTCAGCAAAGAAGCCTTTTTCAGCCACCCTAATAGCACACACAATTGCTTGGAAGGATTCAAGCAATTACTAGAAAATTTAAGCATCAAAAGGAATAGCATGAGAATCCAAAAAGCGCTCTTCTGCAAGATTATTACATAGAACTGCTGGGTTggtacatttattttcagatacGCTTTATTCTTGTAGGCTTTTTAACTAGTAATAAGGAGTTTAGAagctttctttcagtttttttgaaacatctggaatttaaaacttttctgttttctctctacCCTTTAAGGCAATCCTATGCACTGGTATAAATCAAGATTCAAACCCTGTTGTGGCAGGCATGACACAAGAATACATTGCCTGCCCTGAAGCTCTTGCACTGAGACATCCCTATTACCTGAGGCATCCCTGAAGATAAAAAGAACTAGGCAGTAAATTGTAAGGACTTAAGACATTATTACGACACTAACAATTGAGTTATTCCTTCCAATCCTCATCAGC comes from Ciconia boyciana chromosome 3, ASM3463844v1, whole genome shotgun sequence and encodes:
- the ASF1A gene encoding histone chaperone ASF1A; translation: MAKVQVNNVVVLDNPSPFYNPFQFEITFECIEDLSEDLEWKIIYVGSAESEEYDQVLDSVLVGPVPAGRHMFVFQADAPNPGLIPDADAVGVTVVLITCTYRGQEFIRVGYYVNNEYTETELRENPPVKPDFSKLQRNILASNPRVTRFHINWEDNTEKLEDAESSNPNLQSLLSTDALPSASKGWSTSENSLNVMLESHMDCM